CTGCCGATGATCAGGCCGGCGGCTTCCAGTCGTTGCAGGTGCATGTGCAGCAGGGGTCGGCTCACGCCGATCTCGCGGGCCAGGTGGCTCACGTAGTCGCGGCCACCGGCGAGCTTCGCCATGATCCGCAGCCGGAGCGGATTGGCCAGTGCGGCCAGCATCTCGACCAGCTCGTCGCCGGTCGGCTGGGCCACTGTCATCATCCGCCTCCATGTGTAAGAGAAACCTTACATGTGAAAAGCTAGCAGGGCGGGTGGGGCTTGACAAGCCTGGGACCTGTCAAGCCTGTGGATCCGGCAACCCGCGGTCGTCACCACGCAGAGGACACCTGGGGGTAGCTCGCGCGGGGGACGGGCCCCGCGCCACCGTCCCGCCCGGCACGGGCCGGTCGGCGGCGACGTCAGGCCGGCTGTGGATCGACGCCGGTGCGCCCCCGTCGGCTGGCGAGCATCTCGATCGCCGCGAACACGATCCCGAGGCCGGCCAGCAGCACCAGGTTCCACAGCACCGACAGCGGCGCGGTCAGGGGCGCGAGCACGGTGAGCAGCACCGCACCGCCGATCCTGGAGCCGCTGACCCGCCTCCACACCCGCCACCAGAACGCCTGGTTCGCCGCGATGTAGGCGACCGCACCGAGGTAGAGCGCGTAGTGACCCAGAGCGTGCGTGTGGGCGCCCAGGGGGCTGCCGTGCAGGATCAGGGTCTCGCGCAGGCCGAACGCGAACAGGATCAACCCGGCGACCATCGGCAGGTGCAGGTACGTGTAGGCGTCCCGGGCCAGGTGGACCCGCTCCTCGCCCCGGGCGGCCTGCAGGGCGTCGTGCGCGAGCCCGGCGTCGGTGTGGAAGTAGGACCACCAGATGGTGCAGATGGCGATCGAGGCGGCGACCAGGAGCAGGACCAGCAGCAGCGACGTCGCTTCCTGCGCGCCGGAGAACCCGAGGGCGATGATGGTCTCACCGAACGCGATCAGCATGATCAACGCGTAGCGGTCGGTCCAGTGCCGCACGGTGCGGATCCGCCACCTGCGCAGCCCGCTCCGGTAGCTCCCGAGGATCTCGGTCACCACCGCGACCAGCCACATCATCGTGATGATCAGGTCGATCGGTGGCGCGTCGCCGAAGGTCACCTCCACCACGATGCTGCCGGTCAGCAGCGCCAGCGCCACCGCACTGGGCCACGCCGACTGCCGGACCACGGCCGGCAGGTCCGGTTGGTCCCGCGCGGCATACCAGACCAACGCGGCCTGGACGATCCAACCGGTGAGGTACGCGGCCACCACGACGCTGGCACCGGGGAGTCCACCGGGAGTCGACTCGAAGGTGTGTGGCAGCGCGATGCCCAGAATCAGCGTCAACGCCATGACGCCGATCATCGCCAGACGCACCGGGACGGTCTCGTGCCGGATCGCGTTGGTCACCCAGGAGAAGCTCGCCCACGCCCACCACAGCAGTGCCAGCAGGATCAGCCCCTGCACCACCCCGAAGACCGAGTTCTCCCGCACCATGAGGACAGTGACCTGGATGAACGCGAACACGAAGACGAGGTCGACGAGGAGTTCCTTCGGGGTGGCTCCCGGGATCTTGGCGACTTCGGGGTCGACCCGCGCGTGCAGTTGCCGGTGGCGTCGCCGGAACACGGTGCGGTCGGCGACGACCATCGCCGTGACCCCGAGCAGGAGCAACGCGAGCGCACCCAGAGGTGGGGTACGGGCCGCCAGTGGCAACAGCGCCAGCAACGTTACGCTGCCCACCACCGGGCTGCGCCCGAGCATGCCGAGGGCGCGACGCTGAAAGGCGATCAGTCCGCCGAGATAGACGATGACGCCC
Above is a window of Verrucosispora sp. NA02020 DNA encoding:
- a CDS encoding winged helix-turn-helix domain-containing protein codes for the protein MTVAQPTGDELVEMLAALANPLRLRIMAKLAGGRDYVSHLAREIGVSRPLLHMHLQRLEAAGLIIGSLELSDDGKAMKYYEVAEFDLHLTASALVAAAQTLTSSEPATGPAPKERSP
- a CDS encoding low temperature requirement protein A yields the protein MRDGGSTPAALRRRFLVLRTEGSTGEVSWMELFIDLFFVFAFLRVTNLMASHLEWLGVAEGTIVVLMLWHCWNSCAWLGNVVYLDKGLLPLVVFGIATTLLIMGVAIPGTFTAESGGVFEPLLVASGYLLIIYSVLAVLSYLHWSQGPAGRRPVIASWLTYLPAGVILACAIWLPPRLDLPIDDRHLRTVLFALVIVINFSALRVVSSGNAQVVSSRHLAERHGLIILVALGETVISVGVSQGLGGDEPVTWQLLAGAALSIAVISVLWWTYFDVAKVVAEHAMQALPRAEQSRIARDAYSGLHLPMICGLIVLALGLKHAVSSATGTADHPWHAASAVLLFGGVIVYLGGLIAFQRRALGMLGRSPVVGSVTLLALLPLAARTPPLGALALLLLGVTAMVVADRTVFRRRHRQLHARVDPEVAKIPGATPKELLVDLVFVFAFIQVTVLMVRENSVFGVVQGLILLALLWWAWASFSWVTNAIRHETVPVRLAMIGVMALTLILGIALPHTFESTPGGLPGASVVVAAYLTGWIVQAALVWYAARDQPDLPAVVRQSAWPSAVALALLTGSIVVEVTFGDAPPIDLIITMMWLVAVVTEILGSYRSGLRRWRIRTVRHWTDRYALIMLIAFGETIIALGFSGAQEATSLLLVLLLVAASIAICTIWWSYFHTDAGLAHDALQAARGEERVHLARDAYTYLHLPMVAGLILFAFGLRETLILHGSPLGAHTHALGHYALYLGAVAYIAANQAFWWRVWRRVSGSRIGGAVLLTVLAPLTAPLSVLWNLVLLAGLGIVFAAIEMLASRRGRTGVDPQPA